In Caldicellulosiruptor morganii, the following proteins share a genomic window:
- a CDS encoding YpmA family protein, with product MENEKLELISSMEFEEDAPLYKIVDFMNKSLKDKNIIVGLSKNHNKIVISIYQT from the coding sequence ATGGAGAATGAAAAACTCGAATTGATATCATCAATGGAATTTGAAGAAGATGCTCCGCTTTATAAAATAGTAGATTTTATGAACAAGAGTCTTAAAGACAAAAACATTATTGTGGGTCTTTCAAAAAATCACAATAAAATTGTAATTAGTATTTACCAAACATAA
- the aroH gene encoding chorismate mutase has translation MVYAVRGATTVGIDTKDEIITSTQELLSEILTKNQLKKEEIVFILFTMTKDLKSAFPAYAARLMGFTDVPLICAQELDIEGALERCIRVLVLVQKESGFVPRHVYLKDARFLREDLT, from the coding sequence TTGGTTTATGCTGTAAGAGGTGCAACTACAGTTGGAATTGATACAAAAGATGAAATAATCACATCTACGCAGGAGCTCTTAAGTGAAATTTTGACAAAAAACCAGCTTAAAAAAGAGGAAATTGTATTTATTTTGTTTACGATGACAAAAGATTTGAAGTCAGCATTTCCGGCATACGCAGCAAGACTAATGGGTTTTACAGATGTGCCTTTGATATGTGCCCAGGAACTTGACATTGAAGGTGCACTTGAGAGATGTATAAGAGTACTTGTACTTGTTCAAAAGGAGTCGGGTTTTGTTCCGCGGCATGTTTATTTAAAAGATGCCAGGTTTTTAAGAGAAGACTTAACCTAA
- the cmk gene encoding (d)CMP kinase: protein MRKINIAIDGPAGAGKSTISKLLAKRLGYIHIDTGAMYRAIGLKVLSQDIKSDDVDRILEILNHIEIEVKLVDGNQLVFLDGEDVTEKIRQPNVSMYASDVSKIKEVRQRLVKIQQELAKQKGVIMDGRDIGTHVLPDAELKIFLTATPEERAKRRFLELKEKGYDVDYYELLDEIKQRDLNDMTREFAPLRVAEDAVVIDSTNLTIEEVLEKVLELFNKVVRNAI from the coding sequence ATGAGAAAAATAAATATTGCAATTGATGGACCTGCTGGAGCAGGAAAAAGCACAATTTCAAAGCTTTTGGCCAAAAGGCTGGGTTATATCCATATCGACACAGGTGCAATGTACAGGGCAATTGGGCTTAAGGTTTTGAGCCAGGATATAAAATCCGACGATGTTGACAGGATACTTGAGATTTTAAACCACATAGAAATTGAAGTCAAACTTGTTGATGGTAATCAGCTTGTATTTTTAGATGGGGAAGACGTTACAGAAAAAATTAGACAACCGAATGTATCTATGTATGCATCAGATGTCTCAAAAATAAAAGAAGTGAGGCAGCGGCTTGTTAAAATCCAGCAGGAGCTGGCAAAACAAAAAGGTGTGATTATGGACGGCAGAGACATTGGTACTCATGTTTTGCCTGATGCCGAACTAAAAATATTTTTAACAGCAACCCCGGAAGAAAGAGCAAAGAGAAGATTTTTGGAACTTAAAGAAAAGGGATATGATGTTGACTATTATGAACTTCTTGATGAGATAAAGCAAAGAGACCTCAATGATATGACCAGAGAGTTTGCGCCTTTGAGAGTTGCTGAAGATGCGGTTGTGATAGATTCCACCAATCTTACAATAGAAGAAGTTTTAGAGAAAGTGTTAGAGCTTTTTAACAAGGTGGTAAGAAATGCAATATAA
- a CDS encoding oxaloacetate decarboxylase subunit alpha — protein sequence MGIKITETILRDAHQSLIATRMTTEQMLEIAPVLDEVGYYSIECWGGATFDACLRFFNEDPWERLKKLKQVFKKTKLQMLLRGQNLVGYRHYPDDVVIEFVKKAIYYGIDIIRIFDALNDLRNIEVALKTTKTEGAHAQVAISYTISPYHTIENYVKLAREIEDLGADSLCIKDMAGLLSPFEAYDLVKALKEKISIPVHLHTHYTTGFGSMTYLKAIEAGVDGIDTALSPLALGTSQPPTESIVYALSGTIYDPGLDLEKINEASEYFKVLREEYLKKGLLDPKVLIVDINALHYQIPGGMLSNLISQLKEQGQKDKLDEVLREVPRVREDFGFPPLVTPTSQIVGTQAVLNVIAGERYKLVTKETKAYFKGEYGRPPAKVNQQVKLKILGDEREIETRPADLLSPELESSKEKIKEFIETDTDVVTYCLFPQLAENYFKLRAAKKYKIDVGLVKENKVYPV from the coding sequence ATGGGAATAAAGATAACAGAAACAATTTTAAGGGATGCTCATCAGTCGCTAATTGCAACCAGGATGACAACAGAGCAAATGTTAGAAATTGCCCCTGTACTTGATGAAGTTGGATATTATTCAATTGAGTGTTGGGGTGGAGCTACATTTGATGCATGCCTGAGATTTTTCAATGAAGATCCATGGGAAAGATTGAAAAAATTAAAACAGGTTTTTAAAAAGACAAAGTTGCAGATGCTTTTGCGTGGTCAGAATCTTGTAGGCTACAGACACTATCCGGATGATGTTGTAATTGAATTTGTTAAAAAAGCCATTTACTACGGGATTGATATCATTAGAATTTTTGATGCTCTTAACGACCTCAGAAATATAGAAGTAGCTTTGAAAACCACAAAAACTGAAGGTGCTCATGCTCAGGTTGCAATCTCATACACAATATCTCCCTATCATACAATAGAAAATTACGTAAAGCTTGCAAGAGAGATAGAAGATCTGGGCGCAGATTCACTTTGTATTAAAGATATGGCTGGTCTTCTTTCACCATTTGAAGCTTATGATCTTGTTAAAGCCCTAAAAGAGAAGATCTCTATCCCTGTGCATCTTCACACTCATTACACAACCGGATTTGGCTCTATGACTTACTTAAAAGCAATTGAAGCAGGTGTTGATGGTATTGACACAGCACTTTCACCCCTTGCACTTGGAACATCTCAGCCACCAACTGAATCAATTGTATATGCTCTTTCTGGAACAATTTATGATCCTGGGCTTGACCTGGAAAAGATAAATGAGGCAAGTGAATATTTTAAAGTACTTCGTGAAGAGTATTTGAAAAAAGGACTTCTTGACCCAAAAGTACTGATTGTGGATATAAATGCTTTACATTATCAGATTCCGGGTGGAATGCTTTCCAATCTCATATCTCAACTAAAAGAACAGGGGCAGAAAGATAAGCTTGATGAGGTTTTGAGAGAAGTTCCGCGTGTAAGAGAAGATTTTGGTTTTCCTCCACTTGTTACACCCACAAGCCAGATTGTTGGAACCCAGGCAGTTTTAAATGTCATAGCTGGCGAAAGATATAAGCTTGTTACAAAGGAGACAAAAGCGTATTTTAAAGGTGAATATGGGCGACCTCCTGCAAAAGTAAATCAGCAGGTAAAATTAAAGATTCTCGGTGATGAGAGAGAAATTGAAACAAGGCCGGCCGATTTACTTTCACCTGAGCTTGAAAGCAGCAAAGAGAAAATAAAAGAATTTATTGAAACCGACACAGATGTTGTGACATATTGCCTGTTTCCGCAGCTTGCTGAAAACTATTTTAAGTTAAGAGCAGCAAAAAAGTATAAAATTGACGTTGGTCTTGTAAAAGAAAACAAAGTATATCCAGTGTAG
- a CDS encoding IS200/IS605 family accessory protein TnpB-related protein, producing the protein MITVQAKLIFESYEDRQKTLELMRRWSSCMRFAYKRLLEGYDRNSLKKDLQGIFNLNSRYVDDAIMKAKAVLESCKQRGEDPRKAIFGGRQLFEKLKKRHINGKPYKKLKTEWQEKRKGNLYSRGDRSKKGNLNTRIVANERGTFLRINIGDRKYVFARLSAGFKKDKNKEEILQEIAILEVPYSVELKLKKGNVYAYFSVEELFPATEITKENGGIGIDTNAYPNHMAWVEVDRSGQFISHGKIPMPELDSGNSDKREYYRWQYAHEIVKIAKEKRKAIVIERLDIKDKGQRGDFSFRKSRRIRHFFSYRSLLDKIKILAKREGIEVIEVNPAYTSVIGMLKFAPQFMVSKDVASAYVIARRGLGKEERIPANYMKLLNSLDVSSLEELKGYVSKEVKNIHLRRKQIKEIEYVMRKIQSPGSEPGRLFAPLDGTSAISCSEGYNLWRVLRVAVVTPLSPDRVLRDMSVLKWVLVSGQVGGPKIGASSCFLG; encoded by the coding sequence TTGATAACAGTTCAGGCTAAGCTGATTTTTGAAAGTTATGAAGACAGGCAAAAGACATTGGAGCTTATGAGAAGATGGTCATCCTGCATGAGATTTGCATACAAAAGACTTTTAGAAGGCTATGATAGAAATAGCCTCAAAAAAGATTTGCAGGGGATTTTCAATTTGAACTCAAGGTATGTAGATGATGCAATAATGAAAGCAAAGGCTGTTTTAGAATCCTGCAAGCAAAGAGGGGAAGACCCAAGGAAAGCTATCTTTGGTGGCAGACAGCTTTTTGAAAAGCTCAAAAAGCGACATATAAACGGCAAGCCTTATAAAAAGCTCAAGACTGAGTGGCAGGAAAAGAGGAAAGGGAATTTATATTCAAGAGGAGACAGGAGTAAGAAAGGGAACTTAAACACAAGGATTGTGGCAAATGAAAGAGGCACATTTTTGAGGATAAATATAGGAGATAGAAAGTATGTATTTGCCAGATTGTCAGCCGGTTTTAAAAAAGACAAAAACAAAGAAGAAATTTTACAGGAGATTGCTATTCTTGAAGTGCCTTATTCAGTAGAGCTAAAACTCAAGAAAGGGAATGTGTATGCTTACTTTTCAGTAGAAGAACTCTTTCCAGCGACAGAAATCACCAAGGAAAATGGTGGTATAGGGATAGATACAAATGCATATCCAAATCACATGGCATGGGTAGAGGTGGACAGAAGCGGACAGTTTATAAGCCATGGCAAGATTCCAATGCCGGAGCTTGACAGTGGAAACTCTGACAAAAGAGAGTATTACAGATGGCAGTATGCGCATGAGATTGTGAAGATTGCAAAAGAGAAAAGAAAAGCTATTGTGATAGAGAGGCTTGATATAAAAGACAAAGGGCAAAGAGGAGATTTTTCTTTCAGAAAATCAAGACGGATAAGGCACTTTTTCAGCTACAGGTCGCTTCTTGACAAAATCAAGATTTTAGCAAAACGAGAAGGGATAGAGGTTATAGAAGTAAATCCTGCATATACATCAGTGATAGGGATGCTGAAGTTCGCACCGCAGTTTATGGTAAGCAAAGATGTTGCAAGCGCATATGTGATAGCAAGAAGAGGACTTGGGAAAGAAGAGAGGATACCTGCAAACTACATGAAGCTTTTAAATAGTCTTGATGTAAGTAGTTTAGAAGAGCTAAAAGGGTATGTAAGCAAAGAAGTTAAGAATATACACTTGAGAAGGAAACAGATAAAAGAGATTGAATATGTAATGCGTAAGATACAAAGCCCTGGGAGTGAGCCAGGGAGGCTATTTGCACCTCTGGATGGAACAAGTGCGATTAGCTGTAGTGAAGGCTACAATCTCTGGCGAGTTCTCAGGGTAGCGGTGGTAACACCACTCTCCCCTGACAGGGTGTTGCGAGACATGTCTGTCCTGAAATGGGTATTGGTTTCAGGGCAAGTGGGGGGACCGAAAATCGGCGCAAGTTCCTGCTTCTTGGGGTAG
- the speB gene encoding agmatinase, whose protein sequence is MNFKLYKSSFLCATEDYINSKVVLAGVPMDFTVSFKPGSRFGPSKIREVSVGLEEYSVYQNKNLFNKVFYDMGDLELPFGNVDRCINMIFEFGKKVFKDDKIPIFLGGEHLISFPLIKAAKETYDDLVVLHFDAHADMRDDYMGEKLSHATVMRRVGEEIGFKNLYQFGIRSGSEEEISFAKENGHVFFIYEIERFFEVLSELQNKSVYLSIDIDVVDPAFAPGTGTPEPGGLTSMQLIDIILKMEKLNIIGADIVEVSPYYDISDRTTLLAAKIIRELVLLVD, encoded by the coding sequence ATGAACTTTAAGCTATATAAAAGTTCTTTCCTGTGTGCAACTGAGGATTATATAAACAGCAAAGTTGTACTTGCTGGAGTGCCTATGGATTTTACGGTAAGTTTCAAACCCGGTTCGCGTTTTGGGCCAAGCAAAATAAGAGAAGTATCAGTTGGACTTGAAGAATATTCAGTATATCAGAACAAAAATCTATTCAATAAAGTTTTTTATGATATGGGGGATTTAGAACTCCCATTTGGAAATGTAGATAGATGTATTAACATGATATTCGAGTTTGGAAAAAAGGTATTTAAAGATGATAAGATTCCTATTTTCTTGGGAGGAGAACATCTTATAAGTTTTCCTCTTATAAAGGCGGCAAAAGAAACTTATGATGACCTTGTTGTTTTACATTTTGACGCACATGCAGACATGAGAGATGACTATATGGGTGAGAAACTTTCGCATGCAACAGTTATGAGAAGGGTTGGCGAAGAAATAGGTTTTAAAAACTTGTATCAATTTGGTATAAGGTCTGGCTCAGAAGAGGAGATCTCTTTTGCAAAAGAGAACGGTCATGTATTTTTTATTTACGAAATAGAGAGGTTTTTTGAAGTACTTTCGGAGCTTCAAAATAAAAGTGTATATTTATCAATTGACATTGATGTTGTCGATCCAGCATTTGCCCCTGGCACCGGAACACCTGAACCAGGGGGACTTACATCTATGCAATTGATAGATATAATCTTAAAAATGGAAAAGCTCAATATTATAGGTGCTGATATTGTAGAGGTTTCTCCCTATTATGATATTTCAGACAGGACAACTCTTCTTGCTGCAAAGATTATAAGGGAACTTGTACTTTTGGTTGACTGA
- a CDS encoding MurR/RpiR family transcriptional regulator, giving the protein MSNDLEARIIELMPELSKGQKKIAQFILEHGEKAAYMTALALGNSVGVSESTVVRFAERLGFDGYPEFQKALQELMKSKLTSVQRIELSASRINENEVLKSVLLSDMDKIKQTLEQIDEQTFNKVVDEIVSAKRIYIIGIRSSAALADFLGFYLNMILDNVKVITTSGISDIFEQVFRITSEDLIVGISFPRYSKRTLKVLQYAKKQNAKIVSLTDSKISPLCKYSDYVLICRSDMVSFADSLVAPLSVINALIVATGLRKKDDVARTLEKLEEIWDEFQVYEKENR; this is encoded by the coding sequence ATGAGTAATGACTTAGAAGCAAGGATTATCGAGCTTATGCCAGAGCTCAGCAAAGGGCAAAAAAAGATCGCCCAGTTTATTTTGGAACATGGTGAAAAGGCTGCGTACATGACAGCACTTGCTCTTGGCAACTCGGTTGGTGTTAGTGAGTCTACTGTTGTTAGATTTGCCGAGAGACTTGGTTTTGATGGATACCCTGAATTCCAGAAGGCTTTACAGGAACTTATGAAAAGTAAACTCACATCGGTTCAGAGGATAGAACTTTCTGCAAGCAGGATTAATGAGAATGAGGTTTTAAAAAGTGTGCTTCTTTCTGATATGGACAAGATTAAACAGACACTCGAGCAGATTGATGAGCAAACCTTCAATAAGGTGGTTGATGAGATAGTTAGTGCAAAGAGAATATACATCATTGGAATTAGAAGTTCAGCTGCTCTTGCGGATTTTTTGGGTTTTTATTTGAATATGATTTTGGACAATGTTAAGGTGATAACCACAAGTGGGATAAGTGATATATTTGAACAGGTTTTCAGGATTACATCTGAAGATTTGATAGTAGGAATTAGCTTCCCGAGGTATTCCAAACGCACTTTGAAGGTATTGCAGTATGCCAAAAAGCAGAATGCAAAAATTGTATCACTTACCGACAGTAAAATCTCTCCGCTTTGTAAATACAGTGACTATGTTTTGATATGCAGAAGTGACATGGTCTCTTTTGCTGATTCATTGGTTGCGCCACTCAGTGTGATCAATGCGTTGATTGTGGCAACAGGACTTCGTAAAAAGGATGATGTTGCAAGAACACTTGAAAAATTGGAAGAGATTTGGGATGAGTTTCAGGTTTATGAAAAAGAGAATAGGTGA
- a CDS encoding IS110 family RNA-guided transposase has protein sequence MPNTLIVGIDISSQSNSIFFIDDAGNHLIKKPFSLPNNQEGANELIKRVIDCLSQYNLSCIKFGMEATSHYTWHLHLHLASSSELLPYKPTFYVLNPSIVKGFKKIYTFLPKTDNIDAIVIAECVRFSKLNPTPLPDFKFAALQRLTRMRYHLVHNLTREKNRALNLIYLKFSTYSQECPFSDIFGKASCAIIENFTPDDIASMPLEDLIKFVSDNGNNRLSDVNKIAEILKTAANRSFRLHPLLAEANDLALSMTLENIRFMQEQLKKLDKEISKLLKAFSQTLTTVPGIGDVLAAGIIAEIGDIKRFKNEAALAKYSGLVWTQYQSGNFNAQDVSLAKCGNQYLRYYLVEAANCVRVHTVRYKAFYNKKFSEVTKHQHKRALVLTARRLIPLIFAMLSKGQIYQERGDVYNT, from the coding sequence TTGCCTAATACATTAATCGTGGGCATTGATATCAGTAGTCAGTCAAATTCTATCTTCTTCATCGATGATGCCGGTAATCACTTGATTAAAAAACCTTTTTCCTTGCCTAACAATCAAGAAGGCGCTAACGAATTAATCAAAAGAGTTATTGATTGTCTCAGCCAGTATAATCTATCCTGTATTAAGTTTGGCATGGAAGCAACTTCACATTACACATGGCATCTTCACCTTCATCTTGCTTCTTCTTCTGAACTACTACCTTACAAACCAACCTTCTACGTACTTAACCCAAGCATCGTCAAAGGATTTAAAAAAATCTACACTTTCTTGCCTAAGACAGATAATATTGACGCTATCGTTATTGCTGAATGTGTCAGGTTCAGTAAACTAAATCCAACACCTTTGCCAGATTTTAAATTTGCTGCACTGCAACGCCTTACCAGAATGCGCTACCACCTTGTTCATAATCTAACTCGCGAAAAAAACAGAGCTCTCAATCTCATATACCTTAAATTCTCTACTTATTCTCAAGAGTGCCCATTTTCAGATATCTTCGGTAAGGCATCTTGCGCTATCATCGAAAACTTTACACCTGATGATATCGCTTCTATGCCTTTAGAAGACTTAATTAAATTCGTATCCGATAACGGCAACAATAGACTCTCAGATGTTAATAAAATTGCTGAAATACTTAAAACTGCTGCTAATCGCTCCTTTAGATTACATCCTCTGTTGGCTGAGGCAAATGATTTAGCTTTGTCTATGACACTTGAAAACATTAGATTTATGCAAGAACAACTCAAAAAACTTGACAAAGAAATCTCAAAACTTCTTAAAGCTTTCTCTCAAACATTAACAACCGTTCCTGGCATAGGTGACGTTCTCGCAGCCGGCATCATCGCTGAAATCGGTGATATCAAGCGCTTCAAAAATGAAGCTGCTTTAGCTAAATACTCTGGCCTGGTTTGGACTCAATATCAGTCAGGCAATTTCAATGCCCAAGATGTCTCATTAGCTAAGTGTGGTAACCAATACCTGAGATACTATCTTGTTGAAGCTGCTAACTGTGTAAGGGTGCACACAGTACGCTACAAAGCTTTCTACAACAAGAAGTTCTCAGAGGTTACCAAACACCAGCATAAACGTGCCCTCGTCCTCACCGCAAGACGCTTAATTCCTCTGATCTTTGCAATGCTCAGCAAAGGTCAAATATATCAAGAAAGAGGTGATGTTTACAATACTTAG
- a CDS encoding HutP family protein yields the protein MDKKEFGSKDVSRAAILMALSQSRQEEKRIQDDFSKIGISCAAVDFGGEFITSVMKIIERAVVAAKREGVINEVHQEEGAVAGATREAISQIMQKAIGLNVGGKIGIARYNEHVAVAIFFGIGLLHLNEVAIGLGHRVI from the coding sequence ATGGACAAAAAAGAATTTGGTAGCAAAGATGTTTCAAGAGCTGCAATCTTAATGGCATTGAGTCAGAGCAGACAGGAAGAGAAAAGGATTCAAGATGATTTTAGCAAGATTGGGATAAGCTGTGCAGCTGTTGATTTTGGAGGAGAGTTCATCACATCGGTGATGAAGATAATTGAAAGAGCAGTTGTTGCAGCAAAGAGGGAAGGAGTAATAAATGAGGTACATCAGGAAGAAGGAGCGGTGGCTGGCGCCACAAGAGAAGCAATTTCCCAGATTATGCAAAAAGCAATAGGATTGAATGTAGGTGGCAAAATTGGTATTGCGAGGTATAATGAACATGTTGCGGTTGCCATCTTTTTTGGAATAGGTCTTTTACATCTCAATGAGGTAGCAATTGGACTTGGTCACAGGGTCATATAA
- a CDS encoding acyl-CoA carboxylase subunit beta, translating to MIDKLKDLRQRRERILKLGGEDRVKKQHESRKLTCRERIEYLLDEGSFNEIDMFVEHRCQEFDMKDTYIPSDGVVTGYGTINGRKVFIYAQDFTSIGGSLGEMHAKKICKVLDLAMKYGCPVIGINDSGGARIQEGVDALAGYGEIFFRNTMASGVIPQIVAIMGPCAGGAVYSPAIMDFIFMVDKTSQMFVTGPQVIKAVTGEEISLEELGGALTHNTKSGVAHFIAEDEHTLLDMIKYLLSFLPSNNMDDPPYVVSSDSGKRAVPELEKIIPDEPNKAYDVKDIIYRVVDNEEFLEVQPYFAQNAVVGFGRIGGFSVGIVANQPKVNAGVLDYDSSDKIARFVRFCDAFNIPIVTFTDVPGFLPGVNQEHNGIIRHGAKILYAYSEATVPKINVILRKAYGGAYIAMSSKHIGADFVFAWPTAEIAVMGPDGAANIIFRKEIQASPNPEEERRKRILEYTQKFANPYIAAARGYVDDVIEPRFTRDKIIEALNVSSTKRESRPPKKHGNIPL from the coding sequence ATGATTGACAAGTTGAAAGATCTCAGACAAAGACGCGAGAGGATATTGAAGCTTGGAGGAGAAGATAGAGTAAAAAAACAACATGAGAGCAGAAAACTTACATGCAGGGAGCGAATTGAATATCTGCTTGACGAAGGCAGTTTTAATGAGATTGACATGTTTGTTGAACATAGATGCCAGGAGTTTGATATGAAAGACACATATATACCGTCAGATGGAGTTGTAACAGGATATGGTACAATAAACGGTCGAAAGGTCTTTATATATGCTCAGGACTTTACATCCATAGGTGGATCGCTTGGTGAGATGCATGCCAAAAAGATATGCAAAGTGTTGGATTTAGCTATGAAGTACGGTTGTCCTGTAATTGGCATCAATGACTCCGGTGGTGCAAGAATTCAGGAAGGAGTGGATGCCCTGGCTGGTTATGGTGAAATATTTTTTAGAAACACCATGGCATCTGGTGTAATTCCTCAAATAGTAGCTATAATGGGACCCTGTGCAGGTGGTGCTGTATATTCTCCGGCAATAATGGACTTTATTTTTATGGTTGATAAGACAAGTCAGATGTTTGTCACAGGACCTCAGGTAATAAAGGCGGTGACGGGTGAAGAAATATCCTTAGAAGAACTTGGTGGTGCTTTGACTCACAATACCAAAAGTGGTGTTGCACATTTTATAGCAGAAGATGAACACACCTTGCTTGATATGATAAAGTATCTGTTGTCATTCTTGCCCTCAAATAATATGGATGATCCACCCTATGTTGTATCTTCGGATTCAGGGAAAAGAGCTGTGCCAGAACTTGAAAAAATTATTCCTGACGAGCCAAACAAGGCATATGACGTAAAGGATATTATATACAGAGTTGTAGATAATGAAGAATTTTTAGAAGTTCAGCCTTATTTTGCTCAAAATGCAGTGGTGGGATTTGGGCGAATAGGCGGTTTTAGTGTTGGGATTGTTGCAAACCAGCCCAAGGTGAATGCTGGTGTTTTAGACTATGACTCATCAGACAAAATAGCAAGGTTTGTTAGATTCTGTGATGCGTTCAACATTCCGATTGTTACATTTACAGATGTGCCAGGTTTTTTGCCGGGTGTTAACCAGGAACATAATGGAATAATTCGCCATGGAGCAAAGATTTTATACGCTTACTCAGAAGCAACTGTTCCTAAAATTAATGTTATTTTGCGAAAGGCTTATGGTGGAGCTTATATAGCAATGAGTAGTAAACATATCGGTGCAGATTTTGTATTTGCATGGCCAACTGCAGAGATAGCGGTTATGGGTCCGGATGGTGCTGCAAATATTATCTTCAGAAAAGAGATTCAAGCTTCTCCTAACCCTGAGGAGGAGAGACGAAAGCGAATTTTAGAATATACCCAGAAATTTGCAAATCCTTATATTGCTGCTGCAAGAGGATATGTGGATGATGTAATCGAACCCAGGTTTACAAGAGATAAGATTATTGAAGCTTTGAATGTATCATCCACAAAGAGAGAGTCAAGGCCACCTAAAAAACATGGAAATATACCGCTTTGA
- a CDS encoding biotin/lipoyl-containing protein codes for MRKFKVKINDQEFLVEVEEIGTSTKNTFTPPKTKFEIERPVTQPKREPLQESVSLSDKNVVCAQLPGTIVKILKNEGEMVSLKDPVLVLEAMKMENEVFPQMEGKIKKIYVREGQKVSKGDLLFEVE; via the coding sequence ATGAGAAAATTCAAGGTTAAAATAAATGACCAGGAGTTTTTAGTTGAAGTAGAAGAAATCGGAACATCTACAAAAAATACATTTACTCCTCCAAAAACAAAATTTGAAATAGAAAGACCTGTTACACAGCCAAAAAGAGAACCTTTACAGGAATCTGTTTCTCTGTCTGACAAAAATGTTGTATGTGCTCAGCTTCCCGGTACAATAGTGAAAATTCTTAAAAATGAAGGTGAAATGGTGTCGCTCAAAGATCCTGTTTTAGTGCTTGAAGCCATGAAAATGGAGAATGAGGTTTTTCCTCAAATGGAGGGAAAAATAAAGAAGATATACGTCAGAGAAGGGCAGAAGGTTTCAAAAGGTGATTTGCTATTTGAAGTTGAATAA
- a CDS encoding histidine phosphatase family protein, whose protein sequence is MKRIYLIRHGETDWNRYNKVQGSIDTDLNETGIQQAKKLAERLKNEKIDIVFSSTLKRAYLTANEIKAFHPEIPLRLTERLNEMNFGEWEGLSFDELEKKYSETYRLWKENPDRATFPGEGSLYNVMERVKSFFEEVLNESYSNIVVVTHGGIIKLSIIYLLELPFDFYKKCWIGNASLSIVDIKENRRMLSLLNDMSHLQSIQKRPII, encoded by the coding sequence TTGAAGAGAATTTATCTAATAAGACATGGCGAAACTGATTGGAATAGATACAATAAAGTCCAGGGTTCTATTGACACAGATTTAAATGAGACGGGTATTCAGCAAGCAAAAAAACTTGCTGAGCGGTTAAAGAACGAAAAGATTGATATTGTATTTTCAAGTACATTAAAGAGAGCTTATTTAACAGCAAATGAAATTAAAGCTTTTCATCCAGAAATACCCTTGAGATTAACAGAAAGGCTTAATGAGATGAATTTTGGCGAATGGGAAGGCTTGAGTTTCGATGAACTTGAGAAAAAGTATTCAGAAACTTATAGATTATGGAAGGAAAATCCTGACAGAGCTACTTTTCCAGGTGAAGGTAGCTTATACAATGTAATGGAAAGGGTGAAGAGTTTTTTTGAAGAGGTTTTGAATGAATCATATAGCAACATTGTGGTTGTTACACATGGCGGTATAATCAAACTTTCCATTATATATCTTTTAGAACTACCGTTTGACTTTTATAAAAAATGCTGGATTGGTAATGCGAGTCTCAGTATTGTAGATATAAAAGAAAATAGACGAATGCTCAGCCTTTTGAATGATATGTCACATTTGCAATCAATTCAAAAGCGTCCAATAATATAA